In Lewinellaceae bacterium, a single window of DNA contains:
- a CDS encoding mannose-1-phosphate guanylyltransferase: MNSKNTYVAIMAGGIGSRFWPASRTARPKQFLDILGVGKSLIRLTFERFLHLCPAENIFIVTNKQYAGLVREHLPELSDNQILTEPSRNNTAPCVAYTAFKLQALNPNANLVVAPSDHIILQEKNFVDTLETALEFTAGNDALVTLGIQPSRPDTGYGYIEVQGSKFDVKGSEPGENGVAVSVSPVYKVAAFREKPDQATAQQYLESGNYLWNAGIFIWRVETLLKAYQQHAQDIHRILAIGAPKYNTPEEQAFIDEAYPTTPSISVDYAIMEKADNVYTIPSDFGWSDLGTWGSLHAESDKDEAGNVLQGEVMAYGVKDSLVRLPKGKLAVLGGLEDYIVVDEGDVLLVWPKSREQEVKKITGEIEDNKYL; the protein is encoded by the coding sequence ATGAACAGCAAGAACACTTATGTAGCCATCATGGCAGGAGGCATCGGCAGCCGCTTCTGGCCCGCCAGCCGCACTGCCCGCCCCAAGCAATTCCTCGACATCCTCGGCGTGGGCAAGTCCCTCATCCGCCTCACGTTCGAACGCTTTTTGCACCTTTGCCCGGCCGAAAACATCTTTATTGTCACCAACAAGCAGTACGCCGGGCTCGTCAGGGAGCACCTGCCGGAACTGAGCGACAACCAAATCCTCACCGAACCTTCGCGCAACAATACGGCGCCCTGCGTCGCCTATACGGCCTTCAAACTGCAGGCCCTCAACCCCAATGCCAACCTCGTGGTGGCGCCCAGCGACCACATCATCCTCCAGGAAAAGAACTTCGTCGATACCCTGGAAACCGCCCTGGAGTTTACCGCCGGAAACGACGCCCTCGTCACCCTCGGCATTCAGCCCTCGCGGCCGGATACGGGGTATGGGTATATTGAAGTTCAAGGTTCAAAGTTCGATGTTAAAGGTTCGGAGCCGGGTGAAAACGGAGTGGCGGTGAGCGTAAGCCCCGTCTACAAAGTGGCGGCCTTCCGCGAGAAGCCGGACCAGGCGACGGCACAGCAGTACCTGGAAAGCGGCAATTACCTCTGGAACGCCGGCATCTTCATCTGGCGGGTAGAAACGTTGCTGAAAGCGTACCAGCAGCATGCGCAGGACATCCACCGCATCCTCGCCATCGGGGCGCCGAAGTACAACACCCCGGAAGAACAGGCCTTCATCGACGAGGCCTACCCCACCACGCCCTCCATCAGCGTCGACTACGCCATCATGGAGAAGGCCGACAACGTCTACACCATCCCCTCCGATTTCGGGTGGTCGGACCTGGGCACCTGGGGATCGCTCCATGCCGAGAGCGACAAAGACGAGGCCGGCAACGTCTTGCAAGGAGAAGTGATGGCCTACGGCGTAAAGGACAGCCTCGTCCGCCTGCCCAAAGGCAAACTGGCGGTGCTGGGCGGCCTGGAAGATTACATCGTCGTCGACGAAGGCGACGTGCTGCTCGTCTGGCCCAAAAGCCGGGAACAGGAAGTTAAAAAGATTACAGGAGAGATCGAAGATAATAAGTACTTGTAG
- a CDS encoding glycosyltransferase family 4 protein → MKKTVALVANSSWNIYNFRQPLIKQLKLAGYRVLVIAPVDEYIHYLNDSYFTRHIPLRFMAAQRKNPFWDLLLLWEIYRIYRRERPDLALHFTIKPNIYGGLAARWAGVPCMPTVTGLGYTFLHNGLLGQLARRLYRLAFRSAARAIFHNEDDRQLFIQEGLIPESRSLAIAGSGVNTNHFRPLPQPDTDKFIFLFIGRLLHDKGIREFAAAARQLCRLAPRAECWVVGQLNPEYPAAVTQQELLQWIEEQHIHYLGSTKDVRPYIKQAHALVLPSYREGLPRAILEAMAMGKPVVTTDTAGCRETVEPARNGYLVPARDPAALAEAMLQLYHLSAEEQQAMGDYSRKKALQEFDEKIIVEAYLELCREVLAGGKEEARAALPVEG, encoded by the coding sequence ATGAAGAAAACCGTTGCCCTTGTAGCCAACAGCAGCTGGAACATCTACAACTTCCGGCAGCCCCTCATCAAGCAACTCAAGCTAGCCGGTTACCGGGTGCTGGTCATTGCGCCGGTAGACGAATACATCCACTACCTCAACGACAGCTACTTCACCCGCCACATCCCCCTGCGCTTTATGGCGGCGCAGCGCAAAAACCCGTTCTGGGATTTGCTGCTGCTCTGGGAAATCTACCGCATCTACCGCCGCGAGCGGCCGGATTTGGCGCTGCACTTCACCATCAAGCCCAACATCTACGGCGGCCTGGCGGCACGCTGGGCGGGCGTCCCCTGCATGCCGACCGTCACCGGGCTGGGCTATACCTTTCTGCACAACGGCCTGCTCGGGCAGTTGGCGCGCCGCCTTTACCGGCTGGCTTTCCGCAGCGCCGCCCGCGCCATTTTTCACAACGAAGACGACCGGCAGCTCTTCATACAGGAAGGGCTCATACCGGAAAGCCGCAGCCTGGCCATCGCCGGCTCCGGCGTCAACACCAACCACTTTCGCCCCCTGCCTCAACCCGATACCGACAAGTTCATCTTCCTGTTCATCGGCCGGTTGTTGCACGATAAAGGCATCCGCGAGTTTGCCGCCGCTGCCCGGCAGCTGTGCCGACTGGCGCCCCGGGCCGAGTGCTGGGTGGTTGGCCAGCTCAACCCCGAATACCCGGCGGCAGTTACCCAACAGGAACTGCTGCAGTGGATCGAAGAGCAGCACATCCATTACCTGGGCAGCACCAAAGACGTGCGCCCCTACATCAAGCAGGCGCACGCCCTGGTGCTGCCGTCCTACCGCGAAGGCCTGCCCCGCGCTATACTGGAAGCCATGGCTATGGGCAAGCCCGTCGTCACTACCGATACGGCCGGCTGCCGCGAAACAGTGGAGCCGGCCCGCAACGGCTACCTGGTGCCCGCCCGTGACCCCGCCGCGCTGGCCGAGGCCATGCTGCAACTCTACCACCTCAGCGCAGAAGAACAACAAGCCATGGGCGACTACAGCCGCAAAAAAGCGCTGCAGGAGTTTGATGAAAAGATCATCGTAGAGGCTTACCTGGAGTTGTGCAGGGAGGTGTTGGCGGGTGGCAAAGAGGAGGCGCGGGCGGCGTTGCCGGTTGAGGGTTGA
- a CDS encoding class I SAM-dependent methyltransferase: MPPRQQTEQVKAFFDHLAEEYAKRYTPARPFHRQLFGERLEQATAGRHFSNKTILDIGAGAGALYDCLLATHEGFDYYACDLSESMLAQSRIPEQRRFAGQVEELTFPVEKFDYIFALGLTTYLTREGLARLLAVLEGKLAAEGLAVLSFTHAGSAEWQARRRLRPLFRRLGLRRYLISQPFETNAYTPEQVQQMLPPGLEMVITAWLSPTLPLLSRLFPRAAAPLARRLALFFGKGLYSDFLVEMRRSKCFS, translated from the coding sequence ATGCCTCCCCGCCAGCAAACCGAACAAGTCAAAGCTTTCTTCGACCACCTGGCCGAGGAATATGCAAAACGCTACACCCCTGCCCGCCCCTTCCACCGGCAGCTCTTCGGAGAGCGGCTGGAACAGGCAACGGCCGGCCGGCATTTTTCCAACAAAACCATCCTGGACATCGGCGCCGGCGCCGGCGCCCTGTACGACTGCCTGCTCGCTACCCACGAGGGGTTCGACTACTACGCCTGCGACTTATCGGAAAGCATGCTGGCCCAAAGCCGGATACCCGAACAACGGCGCTTTGCCGGGCAGGTTGAGGAGCTAACGTTTCCGGTAGAAAAATTCGACTACATTTTCGCCCTCGGCCTCACTACCTATCTTACCCGTGAAGGCCTGGCCCGCCTGCTGGCCGTCCTGGAAGGCAAGCTCGCGGCGGAAGGGCTGGCCGTGCTGTCCTTCACCCATGCCGGCTCGGCGGAATGGCAGGCCCGCCGGCGCCTTCGGCCCCTGTTCCGGCGCCTGGGCTTGCGCCGCTACCTCATCAGCCAGCCTTTCGAAACGAATGCCTACACCCCCGAGCAGGTGCAACAGATGCTGCCCCCCGGCCTGGAAATGGTTATAACGGCCTGGCTCTCCCCTACCCTGCCCTTGCTCAGCCGCCTTTTTCCCCGGGCTGCCGCCCCGCTGGCCCGCCGGCTGGCGCTTTTTTTTGGAAAAGGGTTATATTCTGATTTTTTAGTGGAAATGCGCAGGAGTAAGTGCTTTTCGTAA
- a CDS encoding GNAT family N-acetyltransferase, with protein sequence MEPSPKTIYRDICQAASQLPLFHQPWWLDAACGPGSWQVAVARNEETGAVEGVLPYCVRSRFGVRILSPPPLTPFLGPLLFPPEGLNPYKQRTFEEAAVHRLLAQLPRTPVARLKLHYDVHNWLPYRQAGFQQTTRYSYRILEPGDPDRVWNNFHPKLRNKISHAARLCIVQPADDAGPVFRLFEQGFRRKGRAAPVSAEWFAGVDEALQQHGARAAFLCSGGQGQPLAGAYIAWDEQSAYLLLTGVDGQANIRGAAALAVWASIQFVAERGLIYDFEGSMLPGVERFFREFGGELCAYHYLVRYRSWLWRVVDGWNAGYVTGK encoded by the coding sequence ATGGAGCCAAGCCCAAAAACGATTTACCGCGATATTTGCCAGGCCGCCTCTCAGCTGCCCCTCTTCCACCAGCCCTGGTGGCTGGACGCCGCCTGCGGGCCCGGAAGCTGGCAGGTGGCCGTCGCCCGGAACGAAGAGACGGGGGCGGTGGAAGGGGTGTTGCCCTATTGCGTCCGCTCCCGTTTTGGAGTGCGAATCCTGTCGCCGCCTCCGCTGACGCCCTTCCTGGGCCCGCTGCTCTTTCCGCCCGAGGGGTTGAACCCTTACAAGCAGCGTACTTTTGAGGAGGCGGCGGTTCATCGGTTGCTGGCCCAACTGCCCCGGACGCCCGTCGCCCGCCTGAAGCTGCACTACGATGTGCACAACTGGCTGCCTTACCGGCAGGCCGGCTTTCAGCAGACGACGCGCTACTCTTACCGGATTTTAGAACCGGGCGATCCGGACCGGGTATGGAATAACTTCCATCCCAAACTCCGCAACAAGATCAGCCATGCGGCGCGGCTGTGCATCGTTCAGCCGGCGGACGATGCCGGGCCGGTGTTCCGCCTTTTTGAGCAGGGCTTCCGGCGGAAGGGGCGGGCGGCGCCCGTCAGCGCGGAGTGGTTTGCCGGGGTAGACGAGGCGTTGCAACAGCACGGGGCGCGGGCTGCCTTTTTGTGTTCTGGCGGGCAGGGCCAACCGCTGGCCGGTGCCTACATCGCCTGGGATGAGCAGTCTGCTTACCTTTTGCTGACCGGCGTTGACGGCCAGGCCAACATCCGGGGCGCCGCCGCCCTGGCGGTGTGGGCCAGCATCCAGTTTGTGGCGGAGCGGGGCCTCATCTACGATTTTGAGGGCAGCATGCTGCCGGGGGTAGAACGGTTTTTCCGCGAGTTTGGCGGGGAGCTGTGCGCGTATCATTATCTGGTGAGGTATCGGAGTTGGCTTTGGAGGGTGGTGGATGGGTGGAATGCAGGTTATGTAACGGGCAAATAA
- a CDS encoding transposase: protein MSENEIQSLKVYLGKKQLFEVRLILQKVPQAVAEHKRHKLKTDKQNKRKNLSERRLELCCANCYITNIPEELVADSQIMALYSLRWIIEILFKAWKSIGGMKEKMNRMKPHRFMCMLYAHMIAALMDSKLVHFFKIELWNLFGFKISELKAFKVLKSFKSQWWQALRKADVQQIQLILNDIAQTLLRLAGKRKYSHREHYCDFYICVKSQT from the coding sequence ATGTCCGAAAATGAAATCCAGAGCCTGAAGGTTTATCTTGGTAAAAAGCAACTATTTGAAGTTCGCTTAATATTACAAAAAGTGCCTCAGGCAGTAGCCGAGCATAAAAGGCATAAACTCAAAACGGATAAGCAAAACAAGCGTAAAAACCTTTCTGAGCGCCGCCTGGAATTGTGTTGTGCCAATTGCTACATTACTAATATCCCTGAAGAACTGGTTGCTGATAGCCAAATTATGGCGCTATACTCTCTTCGGTGGATTATTGAGATTCTGTTCAAAGCCTGGAAATCCATTGGTGGTATGAAAGAAAAGATGAACCGCATGAAACCTCACCGCTTCATGTGTATGCTTTATGCTCACATGATAGCCGCACTGATGGACTCCAAACTGGTTCACTTCTTCAAAATTGAACTCTGGAACCTGTTTGGCTTCAAGATCAGCGAACTGAAGGCTTTCAAAGTACTCAAATCCTTTAAGAGCCAATGGTGGCAGGCTTTAAGAAAAGCAGATGTGCAGCAAATACAGCTAATCCTGAATGATATCGCCCAAACCCTCCTGAGGTTAGCAGGCAAAAGAAAATATAGCCACAGGGAACATTACTGCGACTTCTACATATGTGTTAAATCACAAACCTGA
- the asnB gene encoding asparagine synthase (glutamine-hydrolyzing) yields the protein MCGIFGLINKNNAPASAAPPEEALRLLSHRGPDGRGAFYDGPLALAHARLAVFDTSGNGRQPLDYLHYTIVFNGAIYNFPELREELRAHGYNFRTNTDTEVILAAYDHWGEACLHRFNGMWAFAVYDRRKRRLFCARDRFGIRPFYYLDDGNCFAFASEVKAFGAVPGWAFRLNKVRAYEFLALGWQAHTGECMVEGIRQLPAGCCAAYQVDNHQLEIRRYYRLEEQIQKPAEKSFEGRKQHFRELFADSVRLRLRADVPVALSLSGGLDSSSVLAVQAQLQPGQPLDCFSVVFPGTPVDESPYIGAVARQHHPTLRQLTPTFEDTLAALDATCWYQDEPIASAAVIAHYQMLQLIRQHGFKVMLNGQGADEILGGYDKFYWPHFKELARAKPWNLPAEITGLLRRSPPSFSDAWRRFRRSRTLPDAPGWLHRDFIPPPEQLFHRSRDTGVAACSLNLIREVGLPVLLQYEDRSAMANGVESRLPFMDHRLVEYCLGLPAEDKIRRGVRKYVLRQAMEQQLPKAIIERYAKLGFPTPQMEWMEKHPDFFLDRLKAATDQPGIFADSLLPTAKTALEQKGRAFYPAIWRSVAFGAWAGRFPGPATFTWRV from the coding sequence ATGTGCGGCATCTTCGGCCTCATCAACAAAAACAACGCCCCGGCTTCCGCCGCTCCCCCGGAAGAAGCCCTCCGCCTCCTGTCCCACCGCGGGCCGGACGGGCGAGGCGCCTTCTATGACGGGCCCCTCGCCCTGGCCCACGCCCGCCTGGCCGTCTTCGATACTTCCGGCAACGGCCGGCAGCCCCTGGACTACCTGCACTACACCATCGTCTTCAACGGCGCCATCTACAACTTCCCGGAATTGCGGGAGGAACTGCGCGCCCACGGTTACAACTTCCGCACCAATACCGACACGGAGGTCATCCTCGCCGCCTACGATCACTGGGGAGAAGCCTGCCTCCACCGCTTCAACGGCATGTGGGCCTTTGCCGTCTACGACCGCCGGAAGCGGCGGCTGTTTTGCGCGCGCGACCGCTTCGGCATCCGCCCTTTTTACTACCTGGACGACGGCAATTGCTTCGCCTTCGCTTCGGAGGTTAAGGCCTTCGGCGCCGTCCCCGGCTGGGCCTTCCGGCTCAACAAAGTGCGGGCCTACGAATTCCTGGCCCTGGGCTGGCAGGCCCATACCGGGGAGTGCATGGTGGAAGGCATCCGGCAACTGCCCGCCGGCTGCTGCGCCGCCTACCAAGTGGATAACCATCAACTGGAAATCCGCCGCTACTACCGCCTGGAGGAGCAAATCCAAAAGCCGGCGGAGAAAAGCTTTGAAGGGCGAAAACAGCACTTCCGGGAACTGTTCGCCGACAGCGTCCGCCTGCGCCTGCGGGCGGATGTGCCGGTTGCCCTGTCCCTCTCCGGCGGGCTGGACAGTTCCTCGGTGCTGGCCGTGCAGGCACAGTTGCAGCCCGGGCAGCCGCTAGACTGCTTCTCGGTAGTCTTTCCCGGCACGCCCGTCGATGAATCGCCCTACATAGGCGCCGTGGCCCGGCAACACCACCCAACCCTCCGCCAGCTCACCCCCACCTTCGAAGACACCCTGGCCGCCCTCGATGCCACCTGCTGGTATCAGGACGAGCCCATCGCCTCCGCGGCCGTCATCGCCCACTATCAGATGCTGCAATTGATCCGGCAACACGGCTTCAAAGTGATGCTCAACGGGCAGGGCGCCGACGAAATCCTCGGCGGATACGACAAATTCTACTGGCCCCATTTCAAAGAACTCGCCCGCGCCAAACCCTGGAATCTGCCGGCGGAAATAACCGGCCTGCTGCGCCGCTCCCCGCCCTCCTTCTCCGATGCCTGGCGGCGATTCCGGCGCAGCCGCACGCTTCCCGACGCTCCCGGCTGGCTGCACCGCGATTTCATCCCGCCCCCGGAACAGCTCTTCCACCGCAGCCGGGACACCGGCGTGGCCGCCTGTTCCCTCAACCTGATCCGGGAAGTGGGCCTGCCTGTGCTGCTGCAGTACGAAGACCGCAGCGCCATGGCCAACGGCGTGGAAAGCCGCCTGCCGTTTATGGACCACCGGCTGGTGGAGTACTGCCTGGGCCTGCCGGCGGAGGATAAAATCCGGCGCGGCGTGCGGAAGTACGTGCTGCGGCAGGCGATGGAACAGCAACTGCCGAAGGCCATTATAGAACGGTACGCCAAACTGGGCTTTCCCACTCCCCAGATGGAATGGATGGAAAAACACCCGGATTTCTTCCTGGATCGGCTGAAAGCGGCAACCGATCAGCCCGGCATTTTTGCCGACAGCCTGCTCCCTACGGCCAAAACCGCCCTGGAGCAGAAGGGCCGGGCTTTTTATCCGGCGATCTGGAGGTCGGTGGCGTTTGGGGCTTGGGCAGGGCGGTTTCCTGGACCGGCTACTTTTACGTGGCGGGTTTAA
- the egtD gene encoding L-histidine N(alpha)-methyltransferase, protein MATTQQLQTQALTDFAQDTLQGLNRAPKKLSSRYFYDEQGDKLFQQIMRMPEYYLTDSEFEIFESRKGAILQAFGRDHFQLLELGAGDGMKTKVLLRHFLEKGADFQYQPIDISPNVLLELEESLRAELPELQVKSLPGDYFKVLHELRGSSGKPKIVLFLGANIGNYTLEEARSFLRAIAEELNPGDLLLIGFDLKKDPAQILQAYDDPAGITAAFNLNLLRRMNRELGANFELQDFRHWETYNPITGEAKSYIVSLKDQHVFIQALNRSFHFEAWEAIDVELSKKYSVPELEALAGEAGFAVQQHFFDKRNYFVDSLWRVGEG, encoded by the coding sequence ATGGCTACCACCCAACAACTCCAAACCCAGGCGCTAACCGATTTCGCCCAGGACACCCTCCAGGGCTTGAACCGCGCGCCTAAAAAGCTGTCCTCCCGGTATTTTTACGACGAGCAGGGCGACAAGCTTTTCCAGCAGATCATGCGGATGCCGGAGTACTACCTCACAGACAGCGAGTTTGAAATTTTTGAATCCCGGAAAGGCGCCATCCTTCAGGCTTTTGGACGGGATCATTTTCAACTCCTCGAACTGGGCGCCGGCGATGGGATGAAGACCAAGGTCCTTCTGCGGCATTTTCTGGAAAAAGGGGCTGATTTTCAATACCAGCCCATTGACATTTCCCCGAACGTGTTGCTGGAGCTGGAGGAAAGCCTGAGGGCGGAGTTGCCCGAGCTGCAGGTGAAAAGCCTTCCGGGAGATTACTTCAAAGTGCTGCACGAGTTGCGCGGCAGTTCCGGAAAACCCAAAATCGTTCTTTTTCTGGGGGCCAATATCGGCAATTACACCCTGGAAGAAGCCCGCTCCTTCCTGCGGGCAATAGCCGAAGAACTCAACCCGGGAGACCTCCTTCTCATCGGGTTCGACCTGAAAAAAGACCCCGCCCAAATCCTCCAGGCATACGATGACCCGGCCGGCATTACCGCCGCTTTCAACCTCAACCTGCTCCGCCGCATGAACCGCGAACTGGGCGCCAATTTCGAACTGCAGGATTTCCGGCACTGGGAAACGTACAACCCGATAACCGGCGAGGCAAAGAGCTACATCGTCAGCCTGAAGGATCAGCACGTCTTCATCCAAGCCCTGAACCGTTCCTTCCACTTCGAAGCCTGGGAGGCCATCGATGTGGAGCTTTCCAAGAAATATAGCGTTCCCGAGCTGGAAGCCCTGGCAGGGGAGGCGGGTTTTGCCGTTCAGCAGCACTTCTTTGACAAGCGCAATTATTTTGTGGACAGCTTGTGGAGGGTGGGCGAAGGGTGA
- a CDS encoding ergothioneine biosynthesis protein EgtB: protein MTLQTNITQARTLLQRYQETREQSLNLCSTLEVEDFVAQPAIFVSPPKWHLGHVTWFFENFILAKYLDGYELFNERLNYCFNSYYQSQGPRILRNKRGNLTRPPLREVLAYRAHVDEQVARLLGQYHDSEVPQQLAGLIEVGLQHEQQHQELLVTDIKYILGHNPLHPAYRQAEIPDSQPPAELDFLTVPEGIYEIGYQGDGFCWDNELSAHKTYLQEYAIANRTVTNGEYIEFMKAGGYDNFEHWLDEGWTWAQGLEVKAPLYWYEQDGQWWHYTLGGLQAVDHRQPVTHISYYEADAYARWRGLRLPTEQEWEAACRRLCKSIPEDGNFVGAARYHPIAPQRPDDYQMLGNAWEWTGSAYLPYPNYPRFEGDLGEYNGKFMVNQMVLRGGSCATPMSHIRIAYRNFFHPDERWQFTGIRLAK, encoded by the coding sequence ATGACACTCCAAACCAACATTACCCAAGCCAGAACCCTGTTGCAACGCTACCAGGAGACAAGAGAACAAAGCCTCAACCTTTGTTCTACCCTGGAAGTAGAGGATTTTGTAGCCCAGCCGGCCATTTTTGTCAGCCCGCCAAAGTGGCACCTGGGGCACGTCACCTGGTTTTTCGAAAATTTCATCCTGGCGAAGTACCTGGACGGCTACGAACTGTTTAACGAACGCCTGAACTATTGCTTCAACAGCTACTACCAGAGCCAGGGGCCGCGCATATTGCGCAATAAGCGGGGCAACCTCACCCGCCCGCCCCTCCGGGAAGTACTGGCCTACCGTGCTCATGTCGACGAGCAGGTGGCGCGCCTGCTGGGGCAGTACCACGACAGCGAAGTCCCTCAGCAGCTGGCGGGGCTGATCGAAGTAGGGCTGCAGCATGAACAGCAGCACCAGGAATTGCTGGTGACGGACATCAAGTACATTCTCGGCCACAACCCCCTGCACCCTGCCTACCGGCAGGCCGAAATCCCGGACAGCCAACCTCCGGCCGAGCTGGATTTCCTAACCGTGCCTGAAGGCATTTACGAGATCGGCTACCAGGGCGACGGCTTCTGCTGGGACAACGAGCTGAGCGCCCATAAAACCTACCTGCAAGAATATGCCATCGCCAACCGGACGGTAACCAATGGCGAGTACATAGAATTCATGAAAGCCGGCGGCTACGATAATTTCGAACACTGGCTGGATGAGGGCTGGACGTGGGCGCAGGGCCTGGAAGTAAAGGCGCCGTTGTACTGGTACGAACAGGATGGCCAATGGTGGCATTATACCCTGGGCGGGCTGCAGGCGGTGGATCATCGCCAACCTGTAACCCACATCAGCTACTACGAGGCGGACGCCTACGCCCGCTGGCGGGGCCTGCGCCTGCCTACCGAGCAGGAATGGGAAGCGGCTTGCCGCCGCCTCTGCAAAAGCATCCCGGAGGACGGCAACTTTGTCGGCGCCGCCCGCTACCACCCCATTGCGCCCCAGCGCCCGGATGACTACCAGATGCTGGGCAACGCCTGGGAATGGACCGGCAGCGCCTACCTGCCTTATCCCAACTATCCAAGGTTTGAAGGCGACCTGGGCGAATACAACGGCAAATTTATGGTCAACCAGATGGTGCTGCGCGGAGGTTCCTGCGCTACGCCAATGTCTCATATACGCATCGCTTACCGCAACTTCTTCCATCCCGATGAACGCTGGCAGTTTACGGGGATACGGTTGGCGAAATGA
- a CDS encoding DUF427 domain-containing protein: MKKKAIWNGKILAESDDLVNIEGNYYFPESALNKQYFKDSDTLIHFQ; the protein is encoded by the coding sequence ATGAAAAAGAAAGCGATCTGGAACGGAAAAATCCTGGCGGAAAGCGACGACCTGGTCAACATTGAGGGGAATTACTACTTTCCCGAATCCGCTCTGAATAAGCAATATTTCAAAGATTCAGATACACTAATACACTTCCAATGA
- a CDS encoding alpha/beta hydrolase: protein MILALRLSQWGFTLLVGMILFINSCVSFHTEDQKAERYFEKREVPARIRYLDFHGTPSRFIETGLDHEKKLVVFVHGAPGSSNNFFSYLADSALLQRARLVSIDRLGYGNSGSGKAETSIAVQAEQVRQVVEQYQADTVILLGHSYGGPIVAKCAMDFPEKLTAIVMLAPVNDPDNEPIFWYSHFGRWKATRWMLPAALKVAADEKFSHAEALAAIAGGWKTISIPVVHIHGRKDGLAPLSNMAFSEKNIPPQYLNLIYMENTGHLIPWTDYEIVRETLLGLLGS from the coding sequence ATGATCCTAGCATTGCGGCTAAGCCAGTGGGGATTCACCCTTTTAGTGGGCATGATCCTCTTCATCAATTCCTGCGTCTCTTTTCATACGGAAGACCAAAAGGCAGAACGCTATTTCGAAAAGCGGGAAGTGCCGGCGCGCATCCGCTACCTCGATTTCCATGGAACGCCCAGCCGTTTTATTGAGACCGGGCTGGATCACGAAAAAAAACTCGTCGTATTTGTTCACGGCGCGCCGGGTTCTTCCAATAACTTTTTCAGTTATCTGGCGGATTCGGCGCTGCTTCAGCGGGCCCGCCTGGTATCGATCGACCGCCTGGGGTACGGGAACTCAGGTTCGGGCAAGGCAGAGACTTCTATCGCCGTTCAGGCCGAACAGGTGAGGCAGGTTGTAGAACAATACCAGGCTGACACCGTTATCCTGCTCGGGCATTCTTATGGAGGCCCCATCGTTGCCAAATGCGCAATGGATTTTCCGGAGAAACTCACCGCAATAGTCATGCTGGCCCCGGTCAACGACCCCGATAACGAACCCATTTTCTGGTATTCGCATTTCGGCCGCTGGAAAGCCACCCGCTGGATGCTGCCCGCTGCCCTGAAGGTAGCTGCGGATGAAAAGTTTTCCCACGCCGAAGCCCTGGCAGCCATCGCCGGCGGCTGGAAAACAATTTCTATTCCGGTCGTCCACATCCACGGCAGGAAAGACGGCCTGGCGCCTTTGTCCAATATGGCCTTCAGCGAAAAAAATATACCTCCCCAGTACCTAAACCTGATCTATATGGAAAACACCGGACATTTAATACCCTGGACGGATTACGAAATTGTGCGGGAGACTTTGCTGGGCTTGCTGGGGAGCTGA